In a single window of the Podospora pseudocomata strain CBS 415.72m chromosome 2 map unlocalized CBS415.72m_2, whole genome shotgun sequence genome:
- a CDS encoding uncharacterized protein (EggNog:ENOG503P7VV) — translation MSSYRPKAPYSSLSGSSSSSYSASDSDLSSSSSRSSVRHSMDSTQRPVQVSVIRCLRCARAEELTSTDDPNSSGMVQIGTNIYYCNRCAKMVGYT, via the coding sequence ATGTCGTCTTACCGTCCAAAGGCACCATACAGCTCCCTCTCcggctcctcatcatcatcctacTCCGCTTCGGATTCAgacctctccagctccagctcacGATCCTCAGTACGACACAGCATGGATTCCACACAGCGCCCCGTACAGGTCTCCGTCATCCGCTGCTTGCGATGTGCGCGTGCCGAAGAGTTGACCAGCACCGACGACCCCAACAGCTCTGGAATGGTCCAAATCGGTACCAACATCTACTATTGCAACAGATGCGCCAAGATGGTTGGCTACACGTGA
- a CDS encoding uncharacterized protein (EggNog:ENOG503P198): MAAVSQTTTAFSPSAAHDTGYPWDLAVPDEAENDLHDGKRLVHNENAYSSHRQPLAPQNGNSTLHSTATGLDSISRKYANGDAGSDMTAYATQNHHKQSKPRSIQDHPSSLESTEAFDSDTRGNGSDGLQRTGPRDSTPPIGQEDNSKWIHRDKLARIESEELQAAGIFLPRQRDRARSKSQNRTRRDQSQDKLNGSGRSIGGTDNASRSRKNSGATTTEPKTPDLNAIPSWDLRRPEEIVEEGDGYWVSTGSGKNTSKIPVAKVSPVPIPSEHIERDTLLARKRDGSPGEDSISYSRTRGRSGSNATSLGKLTPSEGTAQSTSQPNKRTDPSPKKPAGIRKPKAANGAAGRPKTRGGPSKDSTSSGTRPSTRSAEREFSSSSKPMEGEPPWMISAYRPDPRLPPDQQLLPTVAKRLAQERMEREGKFGNVYDREFRPLTDEGFLKPPENIAGQEERDPEKEAQDEEQGDWPLRPEVRSPTLGGRASSYSTMPKISDKPTMSPLPSPRTPGPQPQTQPQPSSTIKVPEPPEEDPAPKKGGCGCCIVM; the protein is encoded by the exons ATGGCGGCAGTGTCgcagacgacgacggcatTCTCACCTTCTGCTGCCCATGACACTGGCTATCCGTGGGACCTTGCTGTGCCGGACGAAGCAGAG AACGACCTTCACGACGGGAAGCGGCTTGTACATAACGAAAACGCCTACTCATCCCACCGACAGCCACTGGCCCCTCAGAATGGTAATTCTACTCTGCACTCTACCGCCACGGGCCTAGACTCGATTTCGCGAAAGTACGCCAACGGAGACGCTGGTTCCGATATGACTGCTTATGCCACCCAGAACCACCACAAGCAATCGAAACCCCGGAGTATTCAGGACCACCCCAGCTCTCTGGAGAGCACGGAAGCATTTGATAGCGACACGAGAGGGAATGGATCCGATGGTTTGCAGAGAACGGGGCCGAGGGACAGCACGCCGCCGATAGGACAAGAGGACAATTCGAAATGGATTCATCGGGACAAGTTGGCTCGGATTGAAAGTGAAGAGTTGCAAGCTGCTGGTATCTTTTTGCCACGCCAAAGGGACAGGGCAAGGTCGAAGAGTCAAAACAGGACACGGAGGGATCAGAGTCAGGACAAGCTGAACGGTTCAGGGAGGTCGATTGGTGGTACGGATAATGCCTCGAGATCTAGGAAAAACTCGGGGGCAACGACGACAGAACCCAAGACTCCAGATCTCAACGCGATTCCTAGTTGGGATCTTAGACGTCCAGAGGAAAttgtggaagagggtgaCGGATATTGGGTGTCGACGGGTAGCGGCAAAAACACTTCGAAAATCCCCGTGGCAAAGGTCAGCCCGGTGCCCATTCCCAGCGAGCATATCGAACGAGACACTCTCTTGGCCAGGAAACGTGACGGTAGTCCCGGCGAGGACTCGATATCTTACTCCAGAACCCGAGGCAGAAGCGGTAGTAACGCAACCTCGCTTGGCAAACTGACACCGAGCGAGGGGACTGCTCAATCCACTAGCCAACCGAACAAGAGAACCGATCCATCTCCCAAGAAGCCTGCCGGGATTAGAAAACCAAAGGCTGCGAATGGGGCTGCCGGACGTCCCAAGACAAGAGGTGGGCCTAGTAAGGACTCGACTAGTAGCGGGACACGGCCATCCACGAGGTCTGCTGAGAGGGAGTTTTCCAGCAGTAGCAAGCCGATGGAAGGAGAACCACCCTGGATGATCTCTGCGTACCGGCCTGATCCTCGCTTGCCTCCGGACCAACAACTCTTGCCAACCGTAGCCAAGCGGCTAGCTCAAGAGAGGATGGAACGAGAGGGCAAGTTTGGAAATGTCTACGACAGAGAGTTTAGGCCACTCACCGACGAAGGGTTCTTGAAACCTCCAGAGAACATCGCGGgacaagaagagagggaCCCTGAAAAGGAAGCGCAGGATGAGGAGCAGGGTGACTGGCCGTTAAGGCCAGAAGTGAGGAGCCCTACGCTTGGAGGAAGAGCGAGCTCATATTCAACAATGCCCAAGATCTCAGACAAACCAACCATGAGTCCTCTACCAAGCCCACGGACGCCAGGACCACAACCACAGACCCAGCCTCAGCCGTCGTCGACAATCAAGGTACCGGAACCCCCTGAGGAGGATCCAGCACCAAAGAAGGGTGGTTGCGGCTGTTGCATTGTCATGTAG
- a CDS encoding uncharacterized protein (EggNog:ENOG503P2VB; COG:S) has translation MASSQSLPSQTRRTRIVCISDTHNSTVKLPKGDVLIHAGDLTNQGSYSELSKTVQWLEKVDFEVKIVIAGNHDITLDQGFYQDHGQSFHNKKPQNTAECLKLLTSSPTITYLCHSSTRIRLTNPKGPRTEFNVFGSPYSPKNGLWAFGYDGNGVEPDPSGTQTSTDLVSQEAVNLWSEIPLDTDILVTHTPPRGNCDSTLGCQFLKKRLSTVRPRLHVCGHVHPGRGVQRVRWEPERDEFANEQYHEAGVEYWDDPHPDIQSAKLSLVDLTPRGGNRALAFGNSAETTTNVSGGSPRDGLLRAPSVSCTSSSRQDPECRVSDGQPRGLGPGPGLGPGLPTLDDVQPLTSKSRELNSSRTGRRETCVVNCAIVATNWPHTGGRRYNKPIVVDADLPVWT, from the exons ATGGCATCGTCTCAGTCTTTGCCCAGCCAAACTAGGCGTACTCGAATTGTTTGTATCAGCGATACTCATAATTCAACTGTCAAGCTACCGAAAGGTGACGTGCTGATTCATGCTGGCGACTTGACGAACCAGGGTAGCTATTCAGAG CTTTCCAAAACAGTGCAGTGGTTAGAAAAGGTCGACTTTGAAGTCAAGATTGTGATTGCCG GAAACCATGATATAACACTGGATCAAGGCTTCTATCAAGATCATGGGCAAAGCTTCCACAACAAGAAACCCCAGAACACGGCTGAGTGTCTCAAGCTTCTGACATCGAGCCCTACCATCACATACCTGTGTCATAGCTCCACGAGAATCCggctcaccaaccccaaagGACCAAGAACCGAATTCAATGTCTTTGGCTCTCCCTACAGTCCCAAGAACGGTCTGTGGGCATTCGGATACGATGGCAACGGTGTGGAGCCAGATCCTTCGGGAACGCAAACATCTACAGACCTCGTCTCCCAAGAAGCAGTAAACCTTTGGTCAGAGATCCCACTTGATACCGATATCCTGGTCACACATACACCACCACGAGGCAACTGCGATTCCACGCTTGGATGTCAATTTTTGAAGAAACGACTCTCGACAGTCCGCCCAAGACTTCATGTTTGTGGCCATGTCCATCCGGGAAGGGGTGTTCAGCGAGTGCGATGGGAGCCGGAAAGGGATGAATTTGCCAACGAGCAATATCATGAAGCCGGCGTGGAATACTGGGATGACCCCCACCCAGATATTCAGTCAGCCAAGCTCAGTCTGGTTGATTTGACCCCTCGTGGAGGCAACCGCGCCCTTGCCTTTGGCAACTCGGCCGAAACTACCACGAATGTATCAGGAGGCAGCCCACGTGATGGTCTGCTCCGAGCACCGTCTGTCTCATgcacctcatcatcccgaCAGGATCCCGAGTGTCGGGTCTCGGATGGTCAGCCCCGTGGCCTTGGTCCTGGTCCTGGGCTGGGCCCCGGGCTCCCCACCTTGGATGACGTCCAGCCTCTAACGTCCAAAAGCCGAGAGTTGAACTCCAGTCGCACGGGTCGACGCGAGACTTGCGTAGTCAACTGTGCTATCGTGGCAACGAACTGGCCTCATACGGGTGGCAGGAGATACAACAAGCCAATTGTCGTTGATGCGGATCTGCCTGTATGGACGTAG